The Helianthus annuus cultivar XRQ/B chromosome 16, HanXRQr2.0-SUNRISE, whole genome shotgun sequence genome includes a window with the following:
- the LOC110920431 gene encoding uncharacterized protein LOC110920431 gives MDEKKNKVARAVIFQALPEYILLQVTKNRSAKDIWEALRVRFLGADRVQKARFATLMREFEQLRMKETDSIKNFAGKISGFVIRYSGLGLSLDDEAIVRKLLDSVPKKYLQIVASIEQYSDIESMPFEEAIGRLKAYEERIKERDETGDNDQSKVLLSKPDGHSSNTGGQDSKTDGQEKEEERGCKCCGRGWSSQSDRGRGRGRGRGG, from the coding sequence ATGGACGAAAAGAAAAACAAAGTTGCTAGAGCGGTTATTTTTCAAGCGCTACCGGAATACATACTTTTACAAGTTACTAAAAACCGAAGTGCGAAAGATATTTGGGAGGCTTTACGAGTAAGATTTCTTGGTGCTGATAGGGTTCAAAAGGCTCGATTTGCTACGTTAATGAGAGAATTCGAGCAGCTTCGAATGAAAGAGACAGATTCTATAAAAAACTTTGCTGGAAAGATAAGCGGATTTGTTATAAGATATAGCGGTCTTGGGTTAAGTCTTGATGATGAAGCGATAGTTCGAAAGTTATTAGATTCTGTACCAAAGAAGTATCTTCAAATTGTTGCTTCTATTGAGCAGTATTCGGATATCGAGAGCATGCCATTTGAAGAAGCAATAGGCAGGTTGAAGGCCTATGAGGAACGAATCAAAGAGCGAGACGAGACGGGTGATAATGATCAAAGTAAGGTGTTATTATCTAAACCTGATGGTCATAGTTCTAATACCGGTGGACAAGACTCTAAAACCGATGGTCAAGAGAAGGAGGAAGAGCGCGGTTGTAAGTGTTGTGGACGAGGGTGGTCTAGCCAAAGTGATCGTGGGAGAGGTCGTGGCCGTGGTCGAGGAGGATGA
- the LOC110915688 gene encoding DNA-directed RNA polymerases II, IV and V subunit 6A, whose product MADEEYEMDGGYEDEPMEPEADEGAEEDVDGENKDDEAPDPLLGDDEDKEEQEQGERPRKTSKYMTKYERARILGTRALQISMNAPVMVELEGETDPLEIAMKELREKKIPFTIRRYLPDGSYEDWGVDELIVEDSWKRQVGGD is encoded by the exons ATGGCGGATGAAGAGTATGAGATGGACGGAGG GTATGAAGATGAGCCAATGGAACCTGAGGCTGAT GAAGGAGCAGAGGAGGATGTTGACGGTGAGAATAAAGATGATGAGGCACCAGATCCTCTTCTAGGTGACGACGAAGATAAGGAAGAGCAAGAACAAGGAGAGCGGCCTCGGAAAACATCAAAGTATATGACCAAGTATGAACGGGCTAGAATCTTGGGTACACGCGCTCTGCAGATCAG CATGAATGCTCCTGTAATGGTTGAATTGGAGGGTGAGACCGACCCACTTGAG ATTGCCATGAAGGAGCTTCGTGAGAAAAAGATACCTTTCACTATTCGTCGATACTTGCCAGATGGAAG TTATGAAGATTGGGGAGTTGATGAGCTGATTGTGGAGGACTCTTGGAAGAGACAAGTTGGCGGTGATTAA
- the LOC110915687 gene encoding nicastrin yields the protein MTTTTTELLLYLLCLLSSLHRSLSASGQVAFESVPDLEKSMYKVIDGYPCVRLLNLSGEIGCANPGLDKVVAPIVKFKNDIELTQSSSLLVASYDFESFLSRVSSDSKFARNVAGVLVESGAQNQTHLKGSSPDKKFPQVEFSPYQNSKFEWNPTGSGIMWGLYDFPVFLLSESSTQSLQEVAVKNENKDTYAAEVTEFDLVMQTTKAGTHDSESCLRERTCLPLGGYSVWSALPTVNISSSSSKNRKPIILAVASMDSASFFRDKSLGAESPLSGMISLLAAVDALSRIEGLDTLSKQLVFVVFTGEAWGYLGSRRFLLELDQHTDAVNGINNTLIETVIELGSVGKGYDQGVKTFYAHTAGVSSATNKTLSAIQKARDSLGTESIKYSTASESNPGIPPSSFMSFLRQNPLTPGVVLEDFDTSFTNKFYHSHLDDLSNINSSAIAAAASLVARTLYVLASNNNDLSDSSLKSIKVNTSLVEELVGCLLSCEPGLSCELVNRYISPSSACPSHYVGVIQGDPSEPYYGYVNDVPRFVWNFMADMTSTNGGPCSENCSSQTGGVCVKKEIDGKGVCAISTTRYVPAYSTRLKYESESWTVLPSDPADPVWTESNWNTISLRVYSVQGAAYDHLVLVAGVSVTALAYLLIVVIKAFIAKALKQD from the exons ATGACCACCACCACCACGGAGCTCCTGTTGTACCTTCTATGTCTACTCTCCAGTCTTCATCGTTCTCTATCCG CTTCTGGACAGGTGGCATTCGAGTCTGTTCCTGACCTAGAGAAATCCATGTACAAGGTCATAGATGGATATCCTTGTGTACGATTACTTAACCTTTCAGGGGAAATTGGGTGTGCGA ATCCTGGTCTTGATAAAGTTGTAGCACCAATCGTTAAATTCAAAAATGATATAGAATTGACTCAATCAAGTTCACTACTAGTGGCGTCATATGATTTTGAAAGTTTTCTTTCAAG AGTGTCAAGTGATTCAAAGTTTGCAAGAAATGTAGCTGGCGTATTAGTAGAGTCAGGAGCACAAAATCAAACCCACTTAAAAG GATCATCTCCGGACAAGAAGTTTCCTCAAGTTGAGTTTTCTCCTTATCAGAACAGCAAATTTGAGTGGAATCCAACT GGATCCGGTATTATGTGGGGGCTTTATGATTTTCCTGTATTCTTGCTTTCTGAAAGCAGCACACAATCCCTGCAGGAG GTTGCTGTGAAAAATGAAAACAAGGACACATATGCTGCAGAAGTGACTGAATTTGATCTGGTGATGCAG ACAACTAAAGCTGGAACTCATGACTCAGAATCATGTTTGAGAGAAAGAACTTGTCTCCCATTGGGTGGATATAG TGTATGGTCAGCCCTTCCAACAGTAAATATTTCATCATCGAGCAGTAAAAATAGAAAGCCTATTATATTGGCTGTGGCATCTATGGATTCTGCTTCCTTTTTCCGTGACAAGAGCCTCGGTGCAGAATCTCCTTTATCT GGAATGATCTCATTGCTTGCCGCAGTGGATGCCCTTTCACGTATTGAGGGTTTAGATACACTTTCTAAGCAG cttgtttttgttgtttttacTGGAGAGGCTTGGGGCTACCTTGGTAGTCGGAGATTTCTTCTTGAACTTGATCAACACACCGATGCTGTTAATGGAATAAACAACACACTGATTGAAACG GTGATAGAACTTGGCTCTGTCGGGAAAGGCTATGATCAGGGTGTCAAGACTTTCTACGCCCATACAGCTGGG GTATCATCTGCCACAAATAAAACCCTGAGTGCTATACAAAAAGCTCGAGATTCACTTGGGACTGAAAGTATCAAGTACTCTACTGCAAGTGAATCTAATCCTGGGATTCCTCCGTCTTCCTTCATGTCGTTTTTAAGACAG AACCCGCTTACCCCCGGTGTTGTATTGGAGGATTTTGATACATCTTTCACCAACAAATTTTACCATAGTCATCTAGACGATCTAT CTAACATCAATTCTTCAGCTATAGCGGCCGCTGCTTCTTTAGTTGCTCGTACACTTTATGTTCTTGCAAGCAATAACAACGATTTAAGTGATTCATCCTTAAAGTCAATCAAAGTCAACACCTCTCTTGTTGAGGAACTTGTGGGCTGCTTACTAAGTTGTGAACCGGGTCTCTCATGTGAGCTCGTGAATCGCTATATTTCTCCGTCATCTGCATGCCCGAGCCATTATGTAGGTGTTATTCAGGGGGATCCTTCAGAACCTTATTATGGTTATGTGAATGATGTTCCGAGATTTGTGTGGAATTTTATGGCTGACATGACGTCAACGAATGGTGGCCCATGCTCTGAAAACTGCAGCAGCCAGACAGGTGGGGTGTGCGTCAAAAAGGAGATAGATGGGAAAGGTGTATGTGCCATTTCCACAACCAG GTACGTCCCGGCATATTCCACTCGGTTGAAATACGAGTCCGAAAGCTGGACCGTGTTGCCTTCAGATCCAGCAGACCCTGTTTGGACAGAGAGCAATTGGAATACAATTAGTCTTCGTGTTTACTCAGTCCAGGGCGCTGCTTATGATCATCTCGTCTTGGTGGCTGGTGTTTCTGTCACGGCTTTAGCATACCTTTTAATCGTTGTTATTAAAGCCTTCATTGCAAAGGCTCTaaagcaagattaa